The Bdellovibrionota bacterium genomic interval GCCGGACCGGCTAACGATTCACAGCCTAGCCGCGCCATCGGCGGATGCGACAGCTGTATACGCGGGATTTTCGGACGGGGCTGTCGTGGCGTTACGCGATTCGGACGGGACGGAAATTTGGAAACAGGAGCTCCGTTCGCCGGTAAAGTTTCCGGACGTCGTCGCTCCACTGCTCTCCATGGACCAGCAGCTAATCGCGGCTCAGTTCTCGGGCGCACTGTACGCCCTGGATCGGACCGGAAAAATCCGTTGGTCGTTGGAAAATGGGGGAGGGGCGGCCTCCACGGTCGCCGTCGGAGATAAACTGATCATTCCGGCATCGGAACACCGCTTAATCGGCCTTTCCAGTTCGACCGGAGAAAAGATCTGGACGTATCAGACACCTGAAGCTGTGCTCTGGAGCGGCCTGGCTGTTTTCGGCGACAAACTGCTGGCCGGATCGTACGAAGGCTGGCTTTTTGTTTTGCGGGCTTCCGATGGAACATACTTATGGAAGTATGACGTAGGAGGCGCCGTGATGGGCGCGCCCGTGATTCATGGAAATCGCGCCTGGGTCCTGACCCGAAAAGGGGCATTGCTCGGCTTCTCGTTACGGGGCTAAGATTAGTCAGTCGATTCAACCTGTGTTAACTCAACCCACCCTTAATGGGGCGGCGTAGCTCAGTTGGCTAGAGCGAGGGTCTCATAATCCCTAGGTCCGTGGTTCGATTCCACGCGCCGCCACTTCTTTTGCTCGCTCGCACG includes:
- a CDS encoding PQQ-binding-like beta-propeller repeat protein — encoded protein: MKRALILSCFVLVFGCARSPLSLDREARPGRGLAQTFVRNNVAQSTLATDGSSLFFGTRTGDLFSIDADTGKKHWRVKLKSPIDVAPCIQNGAVYVGTASGGFYGLDAKDGRQKWTYEVPGEILNQAVVLGSKYVVFASNDGVLYALDTNSGRPVWTYRRGLPDRLTIHSLAAPSADATAVYAGFSDGAVVALRDSDGTEIWKQELRSPVKFPDVVAPLLSMDQQLIAAQFSGALYALDRTGKIRWSLENGGGAASTVAVGDKLIIPASEHRLIGLSSSTGEKIWTYQTPEAVLWSGLAVFGDKLLAGSYEGWLFVLRASDGTYLWKYDVGGAVMGAPVIHGNRAWVLTRKGALLGFSLRG